The nucleotide sequence GCCGGGTCCTCCGACGGACGAGGCCTCGCCGGTGCCCCCGACGGGAGCGGCCTTGCCGGCGGCCCCGACGGTCGGGGCCGCGCCGGTGCCCCCGAAGGCCGGCGGCGCACCGACGGCCCCACCGACGGCCCCACAGAGCGACCCACGACCCGGCGCGACGCGCCCGGAGCACGCGGCGGACCCGGTTCCCGGCGCGGGATCGGCAGCGGCACCCCCGATCCCGGCCCGGACGACCATCCCGCGGCGCGCCCACCCGCCGACGGGCGCCGCCGCGACAGGGACAGGGACCGCGACAGGGACAGGGACCGCGACAGGGACAGGGACCGCGACAGGAACCGCGACAGGGACAGGGACAGGAACCGCGACGGGGGCCGCGCTCAGGACCGTGGCGATCGGGGCAGGGGCGATCGGGACCGGGCATCGGGCCGGAGCGGCCGGTCGGCCCGCCCGACCGGGCCGGGCCGGATCCTGCGCGGCCTGGCCGGCGTGCTCGCCGGTGGCCTCGTGGTGCTGGCGGTCGGCCTCGTCGTCGTGGAGTGGCTGGCCGGCAGCAACGGTGTGCCGGGCCCCGGTAACGGGGCGGTCGCCGCGCACCTGGTCGCCGCGGTGATCGCGGTGGTCGGGCAGGTCGTCGCGGACCGGCGCGGCGACCGGACGGGCACGCTCGCCGCAGCCGGGGTGATCGGCACCGTGGCGCTGGTGCTGGGCCTGGGCTGGTTCCTCTAGGCCGTGGCCGGGCCGAGCACCACGATCTCGGTGCCGCGCAGCTCCACCAGCAGCCCGCCCTGGGCGGCGACCTGCACCGGCCCGGTCCGGTCCGCGCGGTCGACGGGCACCGTGCGGCCGACCACGCCGGTGACCGGATCCACGTCCGCCAGCCCATCCGGTACCGGGACCAGCAGCCGGTCCCCGTAGCGGGTGCCGGGGCCGAGGGTGCCGGGCACCGTCCAGCGCGGCTGCAGGGTCCCCGCGTCCAGTGCGACGGTGGCGCCACCGGTCCACCAGTAGCGCGTCGGGTCGTCCTGCCCGCCGGTGCGGGTCCGCGCGACGCCGTCGGCGGGCACCGAGATGGTCGCCCCGGCGTCGACCGGGAACTCACCGATCTTGCGGCCGCCGCGGTCGAACAGCGCCAGCCGGGGGACACCGGGCAGCAGCACGGCGGCCCGCTCCGGGGACACCGCGATCAGCTGCGCCCCGTCGGTCCCGATCTCGGCGGACGCGTCGAACGCGGGCCGGTCGCCCTCGGTGCCGCTGGGGCGCAGCACCGACAGCCGCTCGCCGGCCTCACCGGGGCAGCGCTCCAGCACTCCGGCCCGGTCCTGGGCGGCGGCGAAGGACAGGAACGTGCAGCCGGTGCGTGGCTGGGTGCCGGGTTCGGCGGGGGCCCGGACGGTGCCGTATTCCGCGGTGCGCACCAGGTCCGAGCGGAAGGTCTCCAGATAGTCCTCGCCGGTCGCGAGCACCGGGTCCTGGCCGATCAGCCGGGTGCCGGGGCGGGCGTCCAGGGTGCGGTTCGGGCCGCGGTCGCCGGAACCGGGTTCGAGCGTCGTCAGCTCGGAGCAGTACTCGTCGTTGCGGTACAGCGCCATGACGCGGCCGTCGGCGAAACCGGTGGTGCACAGCGCCAGATCACGGGAGTAGGACCAGCGTTCCGCGCCGCTGACCGCGTCCCGCCCGGACAACCGGGACCCCTCGGCGACGACGACGCCGTCCCCGGCGACCAGCGGGGCCGGGGTGGCCGGGCTGGCGGCCCGCCACCGCTCGGTGAAGGCCGCGGGGACCGGGCCCACCGGTGGCGGCGGGGTGGCGGCGGCCGTCGCCGGGACCGACTCGGTGTTCGCCGCCGGACTCTGCACGCCGTAGAGCAGCGCCACACCGCCCAGCAGCACCACGAGCACCGCGGCGACCATGCGGTCGCCGCGGTGTCGTCGTTCGGCGGGCACCTGCGGCCAGGGTGGGCGTCGCAGGTTCCGCGGGCGCAGCACGCGGTGCGGACCGGTCAGCTGGCGGCGGCGTCGGCCCCGTCGGCGGACTCGCCGTCGGCCCGGCGCCGGGACCCGCCGCGGCGCCGCCGGCGACGCGGCTTGGTGCCCTCGCCGTCGGTGGAACCGCCTGCCTCGGGGCCGCTCGTGGGGGCGCTGCTCGCCGCGCTCGCCGCGGACGTCTCCGGGGCACCGTCACCGGTCGCGGAGCCGGCGTCGACGGTCACGCCGCCCCTGGTCCGGGTGCGGGCCCGGCGCTTGCGGGCGGGCCTGCGGCCGTCCTCGTCACCCGAGGGGGTGGACGGACCGGAGTCGCGCCCGGTGCGACCACCGCTGCGCTGCTTGCGCGATCCCTGGTGGTCGCCCTCGGAGTCGATGTACTCGGCGCCGAGCCCGGCCCGGGTGCGGGCGGACAGCGGCAGCCGCCCGCTCGCACTGGTCGGGATGTCCAGGTCGGTGAACAGGTGGTCCGACGTCGAGTAGGTCTCGACCGGCTCGTCGATGCCCAGCGACAGATCGTCGGAGATCATCTTCCAGCGCGGGGTCTCGTCCCAGTCCACCAGCGTGACGGCGACGCCCTCGCGCCCGGCGCGGCCGGTGCGGCCGATCCGGTGGACGTAGGTCTTCGCGTCCTCGGGGCACTGGTAGTTGATGACGTGCGTGACGCCGGTGACGTCGATGCCGCGGGCGGCGACGTCGGTCGCGACCAGCACGTCGACCTTCTCCGAGCGGAACGCGCGCAGCGCCTGCTCGCGGGCGCCCTGGCCCAGGTCGCCGTGCACCGCGGCCGCGGCGAACCCGCGCTCGGCCAGGTCGTCGGCGACCCGCTGGGCGGTCCGCTTGGTCCGGGTGAAGATCATGGTCAGGCCGCGCTCGCGTGCCTGCAGGACCCGGGTGACCAGCTCCACCTTGTCCATCGCGTGCGCGCGGTAGACGAGCTGCTTGGTGCGCTCGTGGATGGAGCCCTGGTCGGCCTCCTCCGCGCGGATGTGCGTCGGGCGGGTCAGGAACGCCCGGGACAGCTGCACGATCGGGCCCGGCATGGTCGCCGAGAACAGCATCGTGTGCCGCTCCTCGGGCAGCATCCGCAGGATCCGCTCGACGTCGGGCAGGAAGCCCAGGTCCAGCATCTCGTCGGCCTCGTCGAGGACGAGCGCCTTGACCCGGCCGAGCACCAGGTGGCGCTGCTCGGCGAGGTCGAGGAGCCGGCCGGGGGTGCCGACGATGACGTCGACGCCCTTGCGCAGGGCCTCCAGCTGCGGCTCGTAGGCACGGCCGCCGTAGATGGCGACGACGCGCACGCCGAGGTTCTTGCCGGCCGCGGCGATGTCCCGCGCGACCTGCACGCAGAGCTCGCGGGTCGGGACGACGACGAGCGCCTGCGGGACGTCCTTGGTGCGGTCGGCGGCCTCGCCCTCGGCGGTGGCGGCGGCGCGCTCGCCGGGCGGGGTGATCCGCTGCAGCAGCGGGACGCCGAAGCCCAGCGTCTTGCCGGTGCCGGTGCGCGCCTGGCCGATGACGTCCTCGCCGGCGAGCGCCAGCGGGAGCGTCAGCTCCTGGATCGCGAAGGTGCGGATGATGTCGTTCTCCGCGAGCGCGGAGACGATCTCGTCGCGGACGCCGAGCTCGGCGAAGGTGGGGGGCAGCTTCTCGCCGCCGGGGTTGGTGACGCCGAGCGGGGCCTCGACGGGCGTGATGCCGGTCGACAGGAAACCGGGGTCGGCCGCGGGGCCGGTGGCCTCCGCGTCGGACGCTGCGCTGAACTCAGGGCTGGATGCTGCGCTGGACTCGGGGCTGGACTCGGGGCCGGACTCGGAACCGGACTCTGCACTGCCTTCGGGAACGGACAGGATGATCGCCTCTCTCCGCGCACAGGAGCCGTGGCGTGGCTCGTCGACCGCCGCTCGCCCACATCGGGGTCGGGGCAGGAGAGCCGCCGAGGCGCTGCGCGCACCATGTCGGGTGCGGGTCCGGTGAGATGTGGCCGGCCGCGGAACGGCCCACCCGCCCCGTTTCCCGGGTTCCCGCGCGTGTGCACGTCAGCCGTACGTCGGCGACGCGCTGTTCGCATGGTACCCCCCCGCGTCCCGATTGCACGACGAGCACGCCGCGCGTCGGGGCGGTGAGATACCTCGCGTGCCCTGCGGGTGATCATCCGGGCTGGTGCCCGCCGTCCGGTTAGGGTGACCGTCATGACCACCGATGCCGGTCCGCCGGCCGCCGGCCCCTCCCCGGTGACCGTCGAGCTGCTCGGCGTGCTCGGCTACGGCGAACTGTCCGCGTTCGACCGGCTCGCCGAGGACGCGCGGGCCGCACCGACGCTCACCGGCCGGGCTCAGCTCTCCACGATGGCGGCCGCGGAGATCGGTCACTTCCGGCTGATCGAGGAACACCTGGGCGCCTCCGGTGTCGCGATCGCCGACGCGATGGCCCCGTTCGTCACCCTGATCGACAGCTACCACGCCTCGACGGCCCCGCGGAGCTGGCTGGAGTCGCTGGTGAAGGCCTATCTCGGCGACGGTCTCGGCGCCGACTTCTACCGCGAGGTCGCCGGCTGGGTGGATCCGGACACCGGTGACCTGGTCCGCAGGGTGCTGGCCGACACCGGCCACTCGGCGTTCGCCGAGCGCGAGGTGCGTGCCGCCTGCGAGGCCAATCCGCACCAGCGCGACCGGCTCGCCCTGTGGGGCAGGCGGTTGCTCGGGGAAGCCGTCACGCACGCCCAGCGGGTGGTGGCCGAGCGGGACGAGCTGGCCGAGTTCATCGTCCTCGGCTCCGGTGCGAAGGGCGGCGTCGCGGGCCTGATCAAGACCGTCCAGGTCGCCCACGGCAGGCGGATGAGCAGGCTCGGACTGTCCTGAGCCCGTTCTCGACTAGCCTGGCGCCGGCAAGGGCAGGACGTGAACGGATCGGGAGGCCAACCGGTGAAGGTCAAGATCGGCATCGCGGAGACCCCGCGCGAGCTCGTGGTGTCCAGCGACCGCACGCCGGACGAGGTGGCCCAGCTCGTGAGCGGGGCGCTCAAGTCCGACGACGGGTTGCTGGACCTCACCGACGACCAGGGGAACCGCTTCGTCGTGCCGGTGGCGCGGATCTCCTACGTGGAGATCGGCCCGGGCGAGGAGCGCAAGGTCGGCTTCGGTCTGGGCGGCAAGCCCTGAGCGTCGTACACCACC is from Pseudonocardia autotrophica and encodes:
- a CDS encoding Rv3212 family protein produces the protein MPAERRHRGDRMVAAVLVVLLGGVALLYGVQSPAANTESVPATAAATPPPPVGPVPAAFTERWRAASPATPAPLVAGDGVVVAEGSRLSGRDAVSGAERWSYSRDLALCTTGFADGRVMALYRNDEYCSELTTLEPGSGDRGPNRTLDARPGTRLIGQDPVLATGEDYLETFRSDLVRTAEYGTVRAPAEPGTQPRTGCTFLSFAAAQDRAGVLERCPGEAGERLSVLRPSGTEGDRPAFDASAEIGTDGAQLIAVSPERAAVLLPGVPRLALFDRGGRKIGEFPVDAGATISVPADGVARTRTGGQDDPTRYWWTGGATVALDAGTLQPRWTVPGTLGPGTRYGDRLLVPVPDGLADVDPVTGVVGRTVPVDRADRTGPVQVAAQGGLLVELRGTEIVVLGPATA
- a CDS encoding DEAD/DEAH box helicase is translated as MTPVEAPLGVTNPGGEKLPPTFAELGVRDEIVSALAENDIIRTFAIQELTLPLALAGEDVIGQARTGTGKTLGFGVPLLQRITPPGERAAATAEGEAADRTKDVPQALVVVPTRELCVQVARDIAAAGKNLGVRVVAIYGGRAYEPQLEALRKGVDVIVGTPGRLLDLAEQRHLVLGRVKALVLDEADEMLDLGFLPDVERILRMLPEERHTMLFSATMPGPIVQLSRAFLTRPTHIRAEEADQGSIHERTKQLVYRAHAMDKVELVTRVLQARERGLTMIFTRTKRTAQRVADDLAERGFAAAAVHGDLGQGAREQALRAFRSEKVDVLVATDVAARGIDVTGVTHVINYQCPEDAKTYVHRIGRTGRAGREGVAVTLVDWDETPRWKMISDDLSLGIDEPVETYSTSDHLFTDLDIPTSASGRLPLSARTRAGLGAEYIDSEGDHQGSRKQRSGGRTGRDSGPSTPSGDEDGRRPARKRRARTRTRGGVTVDAGSATGDGAPETSAASAASSAPTSGPEAGGSTDGEGTKPRRRRRRGGSRRRADGESADGADAAAS
- a CDS encoding ferritin-like fold-containing protein translates to MTTDAGPPAAGPSPVTVELLGVLGYGELSAFDRLAEDARAAPTLTGRAQLSTMAAAEIGHFRLIEEHLGASGVAIADAMAPFVTLIDSYHASTAPRSWLESLVKAYLGDGLGADFYREVAGWVDPDTGDLVRRVLADTGHSAFAEREVRAACEANPHQRDRLALWGRRLLGEAVTHAQRVVAERDELAEFIVLGSGAKGGVAGLIKTVQVAHGRRMSRLGLS
- a CDS encoding DUF3107 domain-containing protein; protein product: MKVKIGIAETPRELVVSSDRTPDEVAQLVSGALKSDDGLLDLTDDQGNRFVVPVARISYVEIGPGEERKVGFGLGGKP